The Elusimicrobiota bacterium DNA segment CTTCTTTTTAAGATATTCAGCAGTTGTCATCACCTGTTTTTCCGACTCAATCGCACACGGACCTGCCATAATCACGGTTTTATTTGCACCAAATATTATTCCATTTCCTATATCAACAACAGTATTTTCTTTTTTAAATTCCCTTAAACACAATTGATATTCCGTCTTAAATTCTTTAACATCCTGCACTAGATTATTAAACTTCTTCAACAATTGTTCTTTAACATTCACGTTTGCTGATGTTATCAGATACGTTTTATCTAATAAAACAACCTTTTTGAATTCAATCTCATTGTTCTTTAATTCTTTTTCAAATTCAATCAGTTGATTTTCCGCACTTCCCTTTTTAATTTGAATAATCATTTTTATCTACTACCCCCCCCTATTTATAAATGCCTGATTCTAAATCCTAAAATATTACTAAACAGGATATCTTGTAATCTTAATATACCAACGCAACTATTGTTTTTGTCAACAACAGGTAATACCGAGAAAATCATCCCTGTATGCTCAAGTTCTCGTAACAATTTTATCACACTCTTATCCGGAAGCACTGTCTTTGGTTTAGCATTCATAATATCCTGCGCAGTCTTTCCTGTAAAATCCATATTACGAATTAAAAATCTTCTTATATCCGTATCAGTAACTATACCTGCGAATTTATTATTTTCGTCAATTACACAAGTGCACCCAATACTTTTTTTATCAATCTCATTTGCGATATCATTTATTGTGCAATTTGCTCTTACTACAGGCAATTTATCACCCGAATGCATTATTGCGGTTACCGGCAGATTCAAATTCTGACCAACAAGTTTTGCAACCTGATTTGCATAGTCGTTATCTTTCAGAATGTATGAACCAGATATTAACACATCGACGCCAATATCGCGTACCAATGTTGCTGTTGTATTATTAATCCCGCCGTCCACATGTATCTGCATTTCCGGATACTTTTTTTTGAAAACCTGTATTTTATCAATTACCTTATCATTAAAAGAAGCGCCAGAAATTCCCGGTTCAGCTGCCATAAATAGTACATAGTCCAATAAATGAACATATTCGGACAATTCCTCCACTGGAGTTTCTATATTAATTGACAAACCAAATCTGCAGCCTAATTGCGATTTAAGCGTTATAAGTTTATCTTTGGCAAACTTGTTTTCTATATGTATACAAAAATAATCGTTTTTGTGCATTTTAAGATTCTTAGATATAAATTTATCAGGATTTTTCACTGCTAAATGTACATCTATAGGCAATTCCGTATACTTCCTAATTTTTTCTATATCCGTTAACTGCAATGTTTTTTTCTGTTCAGATACATCGTAGTGAAGCATGTCAATACCAATTTCAGCCAATTTCACTAAAGTATCTTTTAATTCACCTTTTTCCCATGAAGCTATCAAAGAATACGAGATTTTAGGGATTGTTTTGAACATTTTAAAACTCCTTATGTGCCTTTAAAATAACATCAATACCATCACCGTTATTTATAGAACTAATGATATCCTTCTCAGCTGAAATGCATCTTAGAATACGTATTTCCAGCTCATCTTTTGCTTTCTCCGGTATAACCACCACACCATCGCTATCTCCATAAATCAAATCATTGGGTTTAATTGATACTTTGCCAATCTTGATAACTACATCTGTTGCTTCCACACAACCTCTTCCTTTGATATCTTTTGGAGAATACCCTTCGGCAAATATTGTCAGCTCAGTAATCGTATTTGTGAATAATGTATCTCTTGTCAATCCTCCGACAACAACTCCTCCTACTTTTCGACGTAGTGATAATCTCGACATTAACTCACCAAAATATGCAAACTCTCTGCTGCCCTGGACACAAAGAATTTCACCTTTATTCAGTTGTTCCAGGAAACCTAACCCAACCCTTATTTTTTCATCCGCAGTTTTTACGGTTTTAATCTTTACAGTTCTTGCTTTACCATAAATTTTCCCGAAAATATTATTCATTCTTAAACCAGAAATAACCTGATCTCTGTATCCCATCTTGTCTAATTCATCAGAAAACATACCAGAACAACCATACTTAATTATTTTATCACGTTTTTCCATACTAATTAATCTCCTTCTATATACAAACGTTTAAATTATCTTTCCCATCAACTATTTGTCTAGAACTATTTGAAACAACTTTTTGTTTTAGAACGACATCATACCTACTGGGATCAAAATGTATCATTACCGACCTATTAATATCTGATTCTTCTGCGATCCTAACTACCGTTTCCGGATTCAAATGAGGCCACTCCTTACTCTTTTCCCCCGGACGAAATGAACACTCAAGCACTGCAAGGTCAGCTTTATCACATAACCTTAACACATTTTTGCAATACCCTGTATCTGTGCAATAACTCACAACTTTCCCTCCAACCACAAATCTGTACCCATAACACTTAACTGAATGCCGTAATGGTAAACACTGGAAACTAACCGGCTGTGAATACCAACCCGGCAATACTTCCACAATTTTTACGGGATATGAAAGTTTACGTAAAGGAACGGAATGTATCGGAGCTAAAAAAGTATTCAATACTTCCCTAGTACCTTTCTGCCCAACAATCGTTATTCCTTGTCTAAAGTTGAACTTACACAGCACGTGTAACCCGCAGATATGGTCAATATGGAAATGACTAAGGAAAAGATAAATCTTTTTATTCTTATCCTTAATATACTGGTCAAGTTTTGCAATACCAAACCCTGCATCCAAAACAATATACGCATCCTTAGTTTCTATCAAAGAACACACTGTATTCCCAAGCTCGCTGTCATACCAACCCGATATCCCGAGAAATGATATCTTAACCTTATTCCCAATCATCGGTCCTAACACTTTCCTGGCTTACACCGTTGTCAAACAAAAACGCCTTAAAACATTTTATCATCCCCGGCGGGCCGGATATAAAATACATTGCAGCCTTACCGTGTTCTGCAAACATTTTGTTGATACTCAAAATCC contains these protein-coding regions:
- a CDS encoding CBS domain-containing protein, with amino-acid sequence MFKTIPKISYSLIASWEKGELKDTLVKLAEIGIDMLHYDVSEQKKTLQLTDIEKIRKYTELPIDVHLAVKNPDKFISKNLKMHKNDYFCIHIENKFAKDKLITLKSQLGCRFGLSINIETPVEELSEYVHLLDYVLFMAAEPGISGASFNDKVIDKIQVFKKKYPEMQIHVDGGINNTTATLVRDIGVDVLISGSYILKDNDYANQVAKLVGQNLNLPVTAIMHSGDKLPVVRANCTINDIANEIDKKSIGCTCVIDENNKFAGIVTDTDIRRFLIRNMDFTGKTAQDIMNAKPKTVLPDKSVIKLLRELEHTGMIFSVLPVVDKNNSCVGILRLQDILFSNILGFRIRHL
- a CDS encoding RraA family protein — encoded protein: MEKRDKIIKYGCSGMFSDELDKMGYRDQVISGLRMNNIFGKIYGKARTVKIKTVKTADEKIRVGLGFLEQLNKGEILCVQGSREFAYFGELMSRLSLRRKVGGVVVGGLTRDTLFTNTITELTIFAEGYSPKDIKGRGCVEATDVVIKIGKVSIKPNDLIYGDSDGVVVIPEKAKDELEIRILRCISAEKDIISSINNGDGIDVILKAHKEF
- a CDS encoding MBL fold metallo-hydrolase, producing MIGNKVKISFLGISGWYDSELGNTVCSLIETKDAYIVLDAGFGIAKLDQYIKDKNKKIYLFLSHFHIDHICGLHVLCKFNFRQGITIVGQKGTREVLNTFLAPIHSVPLRKLSYPVKIVEVLPGWYSQPVSFQCLPLRHSVKCYGYRFVVGGKVVSYCTDTGYCKNVLRLCDKADLAVLECSFRPGEKSKEWPHLNPETVVRIAEESDINRSVMIHFDPSRYDVVLKQKVVSNSSRQIVDGKDNLNVCI